Within Vicia villosa cultivar HV-30 ecotype Madison, WI linkage group LG1, Vvil1.0, whole genome shotgun sequence, the genomic segment GGGAtaagaaattttcatattttataagattgttatgaataatagtaaatagatgtggatgttcattttccccaatctttCTAAATTCCTTAACTCCTATAAATTAAGTTTctaacctttgtgtattccttgagttaatggttgttattgatcatgtactataaatatggatcatgtTGCAATGTTAAGGtaacttgaaagaagatgataatacaatattactttttctcccattcatctcttcttcatctctatattgttttgttttggttaatttcataacacgttatcagcacgatactctacaacgcgGGTGATGATATAGTCATGTTCTACGttatttttctaatcttaatatatttgaaccaatataatataattcatgtttttgttactattttttccttcatataaatatgtttattttttatatattttgtagagaaattgatttaccttgtacaataatattagatttctttgatcattcttgttaaattccagaagaatttaacattaaggcatttctatatgtttgcccggaattgaattttaacacataaaagtgttaatttaatattcaagccctgaaggattgcacaaagaataatttttctcgACCGTTGTTTATGaaaatagtttgtgatgtgatatttgtagaactaaagattaatattaaactatctccaaattattgttcaaagattgagtttaatcgattattgtgataattgatgaatttcagAAGAATTCAATATccaatcacctttaaaaggtcgcatctataatattattgaatcttagaaggattataaatattattatttttattagtaaaagatttgtgattgagttcctaaagaactacaaaatgtgattgagttcctgaagaactataaaataaaatttgtgatttcatcatgatattaatgaatcttataaggattgcatctatactaGTAACATatcccagaaggattgcatcagttatgttaaaaatttgaaaaatgattgcatcacctatattatcgaattctagatgattgaatcaataatagtgaagtatcccagaaggatttcacaaagaaattttatttttcttttattgatgattgtaaAGATTTGTAACCTACATTTTTTGagaaataaaatttcataaaaatgatCCAATTTTCTTTCATAATTTAATGGTATACATCTATGAAGGATTGCAAATATTGTAATTTTCTAAGTAAAACGAAGCTCTCAGGATAATATCAATTGTGATCTTCATGCATCCCAAAAATATTTCAagagtaatattaaaatatccctgaaggatttcataaatttttgttgttgtatcgatctaaaaattcataatttgtaatatgttcattaaaagattgtcattccagaaaaatgacacaaatgattttaacgcatcccagaaggatggttatatatatatatatatatatatatatatatatatatatatatatatatatatatatatatatatatatatatatatatatatatatatatatatatatatatattttagattattgtttataacaaattatttagatagttcctgaagaacttatcaagcatccctgaaggatagaaaaataaattatttttatagttcctgaagaacttatccatccctgaaggatagtaaatcaaattaattatatgacgatataattatagtgatataatattgtatgattaaatatgtttaattttataaggggtaattgtttgataattatatgatcatatgttcatatgaatgtatttgattaaagtgtttaataatgaaatactattatattggttttgacttatattggaggtatcaaatatctttgtattacacaacacaatttggacagaaaatgtgtaatagaaaagctaccTTCTTTTTCCTCAgacttgtactacacttatattagtacaattgaagcacatgtcattgtaaaccagtagtttataAATTACACTTAAATATGTCGTTGGTAAAActggttgggtcatctcggatataatatgatgcgaataatttgtattgaagaaccagaagttacTTCAATCCAGTCAATTGTTGTGTGTttgtaaaggaaaataaaaatgtgaGAAATTACATTttgatgacattaattgttgcatcgactaaaatatcatgcatatgtctctactcacaaccagaagtttgtgaaattattttctcaactaattatactaagatcttgttttatggatttttttttcTAGAAACtcatgtataagtatcacatatattattaaaattgatattgaatatcatatatattcataaaaagaaaatgaaccCGAAGATCCATtttttagacgtctaaagttaattatatggttgatacttatgagatcatcaattctaaattatatatttgaaacaccctaagtatgatattaatatatttattcgcattaagccaacaagatactatatcttagtcctccctaatttattctaatacttctcatcttagtgaacatttggatgtgttgtgtaaattccaattgctccaatataatacattaagatgagtcatgatagaatattggaaaaatataataaaatgactctcaattttgaggatataatttgagaaaataatcaaatacttgattgcagcccagtaggctgattatcacttgataaattaattttcccaatattagggggagggaaatgaacagctgaaatcatgaacaagaagttcaaatgaacaagttaaaataaattgttgtcttgatcctcgtacaaatcaatatgaaccaaaagttcaaaatattattcatttgcaaagtttatgaaataaattatcagctggtaatactccactcaaagtggattctcctattggataatataatattgcaaatgagttgtagctGCGCCTGAAgcatggtatgaaagtcggttccaatgttaaaagtcctctactaagaaaagaaactaaagatgacccaagtgaggatatgaaaatgctaagagcactttgatctaatttaattttcagttccagaagaacaaatcaagtacttgaaatatgaaataaagagatctcgataaattatgtcatggatgaaatggaatggaaccggatttgagataaccaaataaagtcaatattgacaatgtctttgtatacaatatagcgctaaaagtgatcaatgataacgaggatcatgagtcaaagtctattaaagattagatactaagtgagaattggccaaaataaatatattcaattgaatatgaattaaactcactttacaagtgactcacttttggacctgtagtccgaacacctcatggTGTGAAACTAaatggatataaatgagtttttgtgaaaaagaaaaaataagaatgatataaagtttgatttattgctcaatgattttcacaaagacctaagattgattttgataaaacatattcacctgtagtggattcaattgatttttgataattaattagccttgtaacacatgaagggcttaatttaaacatgatggatgtaatgacatcttatttatatggttcacttaatagtgacatttacatgaaactccctgaaaggttcaatataccagaggcacgtaattatggatctcgagaaaactactacatcaaattgaacaagtctctgtatgagctgaaagaatctggatgcatgtggtataatcgcctcagagaatatttactaaatgatgaatatacaaataattcaatttgtacttGATTTTCATAAAATGACGTGGAAAAGCATTTGCAATACTAGTTATTATCTATGTGAATGAcatacatattattggaactcttgaagagcttccaaaagctataaattccttaaagaaagagtttgagatgaaggacctaggaaaaacaaaaattatgtctaggctaacaaattgagaatttggacaatgaaatatttgtacatcaggaagattatatagaaaagtgttgaaacatttctatatggacaaatctcattcgttgtctactccaatgattattatatcattagatgtagagaaagatcctttcaggcctcaagaaaatgattatataaattgtttggtcctgaagtaccatatcttagtacaattggagcactaatgtaccttgctaattatacacgtctcgatatatcgtttgtggtcaatctattaccaagatacaattattcgcctacatgaagacatttgaacggagtcaaacatatactttgttatcttagagatgctggTTACTTGTGAGATTCTCAAAATAGTAGATCAGaaacaggttatttgtttacatgtgatggtacaaccatttcatggagatctatgaaacaactcatggcaacaacttcatcaaatcctgcataactattagcactacatgaagtcgcttcgaagaagacattttaagcaacaactacaaagaatatcaccacacatataaatgtttgcatgagggggagaaatacatatgttttgcactctttttcccttcaccgtggttttgtcccactgggttttcctggtaaggtttttaacgaggcaattcacattcaaaggatattgtactctttttccttcactagaatttttcccactgggttttctctagtaaggtttaacgaggcatatcctcaatgaacatccaagggggagtgttatgaataatagtaaatagatgtggatgttcattttccccaatctttctaaattccttaactcctataaattaagttcctaacctttgtgtattccttgagttaatggttgttattggtcatgtactataaatatggatcatgtTGCAATGTTAAGGtaacttgaaagaagatgataatacaatattactttttctcCCATTCATCTCTTCTTCAtgtctatattgttttggttaatttcataacaaagATCTTATTTAGCCTCAATTAAACTATGGCAAATTCTAAGCCTTCTAAACCTGTGCGTATGTTAGCCAGAGCAGTTAAAGGAGCAGTTAAAGGTGAAAGATGCAGGAAGTTTAATGGTGAAAATTGCAAAATCTGAAAAAAGTAGGTTGAAACTTAAAACTCAAACTTTGGTGTCTAGTTTATAGATATGCATCCCTCTtcctagagctgtcaaaatgggctagcccatatgggccggcccaccaggcccgaaaaatcataggACTTGGGCCtcaaaattagagcccatatttttcagggcctttttagcccagccctaaaaagccggctacccattagggctaacCCATATGGCCGTGGGCAGCCCATTAGGCCCGCATAATcataaagtttaaaaaaatttattaaaatttatattatcttactccaaaatagcatattgatttttcccacttcactaaattttatctctattttatttaatctttctcttttaaattttatacattaatttaattaatatttttcatcgtattataatagttttctcttataataaatattcaagtattattttatacaatttagaaatATAtcgtatttagaaacacattaaaatatttataagagataatatagtacttaaaaatgtattatgtttaaaataacataatttttaattttatttataataaatattatggagtttttatttgaatttttttaaataaaaaagcccatttagggccgggtagcccgaagcccatctacGGCCGgactcgggtagtaaatctcgagcccatattacacatggcctttttggcccagccctaaAAAGTTCAGGGCCCGCTAGGGCCGGCctgtttagggccgggtagcccatattgacagctctaccTCCTCCCTTCAGGTAAGAAAGTATTGGAGAGAGATCAAACTCTCCCCGTTTCACAAAATGCTCTCAGTTCTTACCTAATTTGTGTGTGTGATCGATAAGATGCTTGAGGAATCATAATCCTTTTGGTATTAGATTCCATGCCACTTCAAAGCATGAGTGTCTTTCACCAAAATGAATGAATATGTAGATCACCATAAAtgaatgtatcagacttcaaatttTGTTCCATTACCAATTCACTACATATCTATTTAATAAGGCAGgtaaaaaaagacaaaaaatgaAAACCCTTCATCATGGTAACAAGCAAGAAGCATGTACACATTAATTGCTAAGCAATTGGTTATTGACGTAGTCCCTTCACCTATACTCCAATCCTAATTTGATTCCCACCCCTGAAGACAAAAACAgatacaaaagaaaaaagtgCTTTCTCTATTAGAATACAGGACAACCATCAACTATAATTCCTGGTGCAGTAGGGCAAGTAGCTAATGGGCAATGGTCCAATTCAGTTCCCCACCATTTAAGAGTATGGCCTGCATTTTGCagaacaaagaaaatcaaaacaCCCATAAAAGCCGTGCCTGCATCAAGTGCCGCCGATAGGACGTAGTTATATTTCTGCCACCAACGTTTGTGGAAGCGGAACACAAAGAAGTTGAAGATCATTCCGGTCAATAGCCAGCTTGCAATGTTGGTTGGAGTTGCGGGTGGCATGCCAGCAAAACCATAAGATATAACCGGTATGTTGATTAGAGGAATCCATTTTTTGTTAGGGTAGATTTTGCTAAACACCCAAACAGGAACTGGCAACACAGCTCCAATCAAGAATAACCATACGAGGTTTCGGTACAATCCACCGGGTCCAAAGAGTCGTCTTGGCCCGATCAAACCCCATATAACTGATGCATCGAATGTCACTCTGTATTTCGGGCAAGTCCAAGGACTGTCATGGTGAGCTTTATCATCCATGCAAATGTCCTTAATGCTTTCCAACATCCACCAAGCCACCGAAAGGTTCACCACTCCAGCAACTAGAGTTCCCACCAGCTGTTTAcacatttcaaaaataaataatagttgataagaaaaaaaaaatacaaagaagagCTTAAACTAGGAGACTTCGAGGTGAAAAAGACCTGTGCTGTGTACATGCAACGAGGAGGAATTTTCATGTAGTGCCCGAGCTTGAGATCTGACAAGAAAGAGAGCGCATGGACCGTGCTGATTCTCCCATAAATCTTAAAGAGCAAGTTTGCAATTGGTTTTCCAGGAAGAATATACCCAATCATGAACTGTGCTATAATGTCATATCCAGGTTGCTGAAAGATAACCACCACTTATGTTACAATCAAGTTTCGAGGGGAAAGAAAAGTACTAAGCTAGAGATGGAAGAAATATTGATTGGAGTTAATACCTGGTTGGTAGTTGCTTGGATGACACCAATTGGGAGGGTAACAACAAAAGCTAAAGCAAAAGCAAAGAGCATACCCCACCATGGAAGTTGCACATCCACTTTCCACACCAAAGACATTAATATGGATAGTGCCATGCTTCCAAATAATAAAATGAGGAACCACCATTCTGGTACTGTCTTATAAGCCTTCATGAGTCTACCATGCACATCCAATTTTATATTACTCATTGCTGTCCTGCTCTGTCTCAATATGTCTCTGCGAACACGAAACTATGTCAGTGAGCGTCACAGtctataagaaaaaaatttatcATAAAGACTTAGAAGAGCAGCCTACCTGCCATTAAACAATGCTACGTGTGTGAGGGTTGCCGTAAACCTTGCGAAACCTGATCCAATAGATAATGCGAATAGAGGACTAAGGTATAACTTGCTATATTTGTTGTATGCATCAATGTTAAGATCATAATTCTTGGTTAAGATCTTAGTAGTGTCATATTTTTGTCCACTGTGAGTGAACAACTGATTAGAGAATATAGGAAACTTCCTAGCGTCAAAGGTGTTAAACTTCCAGTAACATATAGGTAGAATTATATAGATGAACATGATAAATCCAACCCCAACATTAACAATGGAAGACCATGGTGCAACAAGAGGACTGCCATGATAAGCTGAAATCCCAGCCCAATCAAATGTGAAGGCGCCAACTCCAAGTCCATGGTAACCTGATCCAACTTGCTGTGCTGTTATACTATTTGGCCACACGTAGCAAACCCATGACAAGAACGTCAAGACTGTGAAAAGATATCCAGGGAGTGCATAATATAAGAAGCTTAGACCCATTGCAATGAGGAAAAACCGCATCCTAGTAAGTCCTTTtgatttttcatctttttcatggAGTGCCCTGTAGCATAAGGTTAATGATGTAATCAAACTAGTATTAGAGAATAAAAAAGTAGTAATAAACAAGCAACAAAATTAACTTTTTGAATAAGTAATTGGTTTTTACTATTGTGTAATAAGTTCTTTTGATTAA encodes:
- the LOC131626471 gene encoding oligopeptide transporter 3-like; protein product: MAPKNPTPTRDTEKAANGVPPPPDDRCPIEEVALVVPETDDPSLPVMTFRSWFLGITSCVILIFLNTFFTFRTQPLVISAILMQIAVLPIGKFMAATLPTKEYSFVGWRFTLNPGPFNMKEHVIITIFANCGVSSGGGDAYSIGAITIMKAYYKQNLSFLLALFIVISTQLIGYGWAGILRRYLVDPIEMWWPANLAQVSLFRALHEKDEKSKGLTRMRFFLIAMGLSFLYYALPGYLFTVLTFLSWVCYVWPNSITAQQVGSGYHGLGVGAFTFDWAGISAYHGSPLVAPWSSIVNVGVGFIMFIYIILPICYWKFNTFDARKFPIFSNQLFTHSGQKYDTTKILTKNYDLNIDAYNKYSKLYLSPLFALSIGSGFARFTATLTHVALFNGRDILRQSRTAMSNIKLDVHGRLMKAYKTVPEWWFLILLFGSMALSILMSLVWKVDVQLPWWGMLFAFALAFVVTLPIGVIQATTNQQPGYDIIAQFMIGYILPGKPIANLLFKIYGRISTVHALSFLSDLKLGHYMKIPPRCMYTAQLVGTLVAGVVNLSVAWWMLESIKDICMDDKAHHDSPWTCPKYRVTFDASVIWGLIGPRRLFGPGGLYRNLVWLFLIGAVLPVPVWVFSKIYPNKKWIPLINIPVISYGFAGMPPATPTNIASWLLTGMIFNFFVFRFHKRWWQKYNYVLSAALDAGTAFMGVLIFFVLQNAGHTLKWWGTELDHCPLATCPTAPGIIVDGCPVF